The Lolium rigidum isolate FL_2022 chromosome 1, APGP_CSIRO_Lrig_0.1, whole genome shotgun sequence region AGACATTGCGTGCGACGAACCCTCAACATTAGTAGCTGTTTTCCCTTTCTTCCTCTTTTGCCTCCTACCATCGAGCATGCCACTCTTCTTTGATTCCCAGGCCCCGATTGGCTTGTCAAGGACATCCTCACTCGATACCGCCTTGCATATCATATCAACCACAGCCCTAGAAGGTGTAGCAGGATCACATTCATTTGCATCATCCAGTAAAGTCAAAGATGCACTCCCTGTCCTAGGGATATTCAGCCAATCCATGATAGGGTTTTCTTTATCATATAGTTCAACATCCATCATCATCCAGCAAGGATCAAACTCTTTATTTCCCTTGCCATCTTTTTCTTCGTTGTCTATTTTGGATTCTTCGGTCCGCAGCCTGAGATTGTAGCGGACATAGACCAACTTGTGGAGCTTTTCATAAGCTAGCTGGTTTTTTGCTTGTGCGTGCATTAATGCAAATGGGCTCCAGTTACGCTCACACCCACTAGAGGACATGCACTGAGACACGATTCGAAACGCATAACCCTGTAGTATTCTGACTTCTCCTCCATATAGCAGCCACCAATGAGCTGGTCCCGCTTTGCCAGCTCCATGCCGAGCTAATTCTTTGTCAAACCTACCACTGGAAGAACGGAACATTTCAAATTGTTCAAGTGCCTCAGCTGCATTTGCAGGTGAGTCTGCAACCTTCTGAATAGCCATTGTGAATGCTTGCATATAATGTGGATTGCTGGCAAGATCATACTTGTAGTGAGCGTCGGGATCAAGCATACCAGCTGCAGAGGAAAGAGAGTTAGATAAGTACAAAATGCACTGAAGGGGGGAAAAAGTTAAGGCATATATTAGCTTAGTCTTAATTTACCTGCAATCATGAGAGTGTCAttgtacagatcttccaccctcttGTCCACCACATCTATTACATTCTTCAAATCTTCTGACCCCTCTTTAAAAAGAGAGAGCAATTCTTCCCTAGCAGCCATCATCCTAGGCATAAACCCAGAATGCATCCTTGTCTTATGTGCATACTGAAGTACAGCATAAAGTGGTCGCATTATACCTAGCACCCACTCTACTTCTTCCCACCAAGAGCGGCTTATTAAACAGTCATACGCGTAGTCATAATCTGCCTCCCTGCTCCAGGAGCCGTCGGCCCACTCATCCGAGACCATCCACTGCCTGAGCTTGTCTTGGATATCCACAAAACTTTGTAGGAACACAAAGTCAGTTCCAAACCTTGCAGCGTTCGGTTGGATCAACTCTCCAATCTTAATTCTCATTTGATCATGCAGCTCAGAATGATTGTAGAAGAACCTACATATCTGCTTGGCGCTAGAGACCACCGCATCAATTTTGGGGATGTTTCCGATGTCCTTGAGCATGAGATTAACAGTCTGAGCTGCACATGGCTGCCAAACAATGTGTGGATACTCATTGATGAGTTGACCACACGCTTCCTTGAAGCTGGACCCGTTCTCTGTCACAATCTGAACCACGAAGCCTTGCCCAATCTCCTCCACGACCACCTTCCGAACTGACTCATAGAGATATGGGACACTCCGCATGCGTCCGGTGGCATCGACAGACTTGTGAAAGAACATGCGCCCGTCGCAGGAGATCATGAAGTTCAGAATGGTCGTCCCGGTGGGTCCTGTCCACGAGTCACACATGACAGTAACACCACACTGACCCCAGCGTTGTTTCCAGTTGGCGATATACCTCTCCAGCTCATCATACTCAGCCTGAAGGCATGGTCCGTCTATTTCTGCCGCTGTAGGAACGTGCTGAACCGCCTTACCAAGCTGCTGCGTCAGTCTCATGGCCTCTCGGAAATGCGGGCAGTCGGCTTTCTCGCCGGAAATGCCGTTGGCGTGGAAGAACTTGGCCCAGGCTTCCCCAAGCTGCTCGCTGGAATCCTTTCCGATGGCACCCTGGAACCGAGGCAGCGTGGATGCCCTGCCGGGAGAACCTGGATAGTACCCGAAATCAGCAGTCACTCTCTGCCTAGTCCTCAGTGCAGGCTTGTTCTTTCTGGCAGCAACAGTACCTGCAACCCATCCatgtaagcaaaaaaaaaatagcagCAGCAATctgtagggggggggggggataaatCCCATCAGATGAACATTCTACATTTCTAGTGAAGATAGGAGACATGTTCCATCAGAGGTAATGTTCTGTCATTCCATCACACATCAAGAACCATACAAGGATGCCTATCACAACCTAGTACATATCACGGACTGAACTAAACAATGCGGGCTCTGAAGAGGAGACATATTCCATCAGAGATAATGTTCTGTCATTCCATCACACATCAAGAACCATACAAGGATGCCTATCACAACCTAGTACATATCACGGACTGAACAAAACAATGCGAGCTTTGAAGAGGAGACATATTCCATCAGAGATAACGCGCCTCTCTACAGTATGAAGCTAGTGCTGATGATACCCTAATTTCGTCTGTGACAGATCGAGAGCTCTACGGATCACTCCGGGGTGAGTTCGAGCGGAAGGCCATTAGTTTACCGGTGCGTGGTGAGCGCAAGCCCACGCGGACGCCCCAGCTGGTGCTGCTGCTCCCGTCATCAGAGTCCGATTCCATGCGGCGGTTGGAGCCCTGGTCTGGTCTGGTTTGGAGGAAGACGAAGTAGCCGCCGATGGAATGTTTGGGGGAGAGATGCTGGGGGAGAAGCAGCGAGCAATAGTGTGGGCCAAGTGGGCCTCCTAAGACCGGACAGGCCGAATGCAAGATGGCAAACGCGATGCCTTCAAAAGGACCCGGAAATTTTCAGTTCGATGTGAGGTTGGATTTTATCCTTCGATATTGTGTAGCACGAGGCAGAGATACACAACAAACAATCGTTGTGAAATTGTGATGTGTGAGGAGATCCAACTGGATTACTAGATCAGATGGATAACAGTCCTTTGATACATTGTGTAAAACCAGACAGTTAATAGGACAATCGCACCTCTTGCCGTAGTCCACCTCAGCTTCCAGGTAATTAGGCTGACATGAGATCATggattcactagtagaaaaaaaggCTTTAGTTTTTGGCTCCAAAGAGTATTAGCATCGATTGTGCTACGAATCCAGACTAAAGGTTGCATTAGCACTGATTCGAGAGGCCAgagttttagcaccggttcatgcgGGACCTTTCCTTTAgcacggttcgtgacacgaaccggtaataAAGGTTTTCctcctccccacgcacctccacccacccaccccaacCCCCCTATGGAGCTCtgcaaaatataaaagaaaatgatagaaaaattaaaaaaataaaatgtatTGAGATTCATATATGTtacacaacctactattaggaaaaaaataataaatttgaatttcgacttttttcataatttttttacAAAAAGGTAAAATGGCATCAACTTTtgtatacgacgtcggaaaaaagcgtataatatatcaaaatgatcgtgggaaaaagttacatccgaatccaCTCGAGTTTACCcgattagccaatttttagattctcaaaattccaaatgaaaatatgaaagcaggaagatttagttttttccagaaatttaggattttatatattttttaaaaaaaataaaattaataattgcatgctgcataaagattactattactttcagaaaattataagattttcaaaaattcaggttttaggtttggcaaaaaaatattaaaaatttaaaaataactaaaaataatacaaattaaaaagttaattttatttatttattcaacattattattacatcattacttttgtttattaaaaaaattatttggaatttaaacaATATAGAAGTGCGACATCGACCAACATATTAatactactatcaacaacatatgtgcgaagcacttggaagcgggacgggaaggaactcggaagttaagcgtgctagtgctgaagTAGTGGGAAGATGAGTGACCGACCGGAAAGTTTaacgactagagattaagtgtagttagagactaactgaaatactagaaattttgaagaaaaaaaaaagagggagagaaaaataattaaaaatggaTAATTTTTTTAACGAAATAGCTTTTCGTACtaattcgtgttacaaaccggtaccaaaggactccagccccgcgggctactccgtgcccacgtggaggcacttTTAAtatcggttcgtaaggaaccggtatcaAAGAGGGAGGCTTTAGTCTCGATTCATTAGTACCAGTTaccaaaaccggtaccaaagccccCTTGAAATCGGTACGAAAGATCATTTTTCTACAGGTGTTTGACGAGCTTGTTCGGTTTTCAACTTGTGTTGGAATAAATTGTTCCCTCGTGCCAAGTACACCAGTGCAGATTCCTCGATTGGGAGATCAGGCCTCAGTTGGCGACCATTCAAGCATCCTCTTCAATTTAAGCAAACAGGGTCAAGAATATCTCAAGAAACCTGAATGTTAAAGCTACAAGGATTAACTCTGCATCTGTATCAAGATGCCTATGTCAGGATGTAGGTCTTTGTCCAGGCAGAGATATCCTCTCTGATCTAAGCGTGAATCCTTTCAAGCTACTTTCTGTAAAGTGCTGCTGATTTTAATAAAATCTCTGTACAAAAAAAACTCCAATTACTTCTAGCATTCCAATCAAGCAGTGAAAGAACGTCGCCGTAGCCAAAGAAACACCTATAGTGCTCAGCAGTCAGGACACAGCGCCATACATAGCAAAACTCTTTCAGCCAGTCTGAACAATTGGGGAAAATGCGTGTACCACGAAAATTGGCTATAAATATGCACCTGGAACGGGGAGAGTGCTGGCTATACACAACATGGGTTACAGAACAGAGAGCTACATATTGAGCTACCAATCTAATGGCCCCAATGATGCTAAATGAAGAATCAATTTTGACTCTATTCtatttggaaaaacctagtagcgCTACAAAAAAAAGAACTTCAGTACATCCCTTTGAAAACGGTGCTTGTTCGGCAGATGCTTGCTCCATGTTCCTCATACTCTTCCTTCGTGTGGCAGGACTGAATGAGAACAGATAAAGCACTTAATTCCATGTATATATCAATTTATTCATGTGGACAATAAGTATGATTGAATGAATAGCCCAATTAAAAATAGCACCATCAGTAGTAACACGAACTGAATGACTTCCAACTGAACCTTGGCCTTTTACCGACATGTAACAGTTAATATAGCAGAAATATACGCACTGTTATCCACTTCTGCATGTGAAATGAAGTGTCAAGTGACAGGTACCTCAAAAAATTCAGGGCTAGATGCAGCTACTGAACCCCCGAACCAAACTGCATAGCTCTGTATAGGATGGGTGACCACGTTGACCTCAACAGGCTGACATCACAATAATAGACAAATGAAACATACACATAATCAGTCACATGTAGACTATTGATTACAGCAGGCTTACATTGAAATATGAACATATATAGAAAAAACCAACTATTCATGCCATTAATAGAGAACCAAGCATTGCTGTACTTACTTTCACTTCCACATGATGACGGGCATTAGTTGCAGCAACACGATCATCTACTATCTTCTTTATATTATTTTGGAGTCTCTTGTGGAAGTCTTTAAACATGGTAGTTCCACCAGACAATACAATATTCTGCAAATAGTGCAGATTTCATACAGTATCACATTATCAGCATGTCACTCCTTATTGGCTTATTCTTAGATGTCTGCAGAGCTCAAAGAAAGCACCTTATACAAAGCTCTCCTCGTGTCAATTGGTGCAGATTGAACACAGCTATCAATCAGTTCAGGTAAAGGAGTGGAGAAATCAGCAGAGTACATCTCAGGATGGAAGAAGATCTGCATTAGTGTAATTACAGAATTACACCTGATTCCATCTACTCTTCTTGTGTCAAGTTTTCAAGAGCAAGTGCACATGGAAACTGTCACCTCTTTCTTCTAATAAAACATGTAACAACCAACAACATTAAGCTCACAGGGAAACAAACATGGAGTTATTAACACCTGGATTTCTTTAGAGCTTCTAGAATATTTCATAACCTACCTATACCAATGCTAAACCATAGCCCTGGAACAATCCTGAGCTACTTATTGTTTAGTTCCTCTGTTCCCGTTTTATAAGGCAGGCTTAATTGGTTGCCAAATGTCCTATaaaatggaacggagggagtatttatgaatAACCGAAACATGATCCCAGTTCCCAATATATTAGTCAACCTGTCTTCCAGTCAGATGATTCTATAAGTACATAAGGTACTGCAGCCTTCAAGTTTAAACAAACAACAGCATCCATTGCTCTGATGCCTGCTGACAAGAGCTTAACATGTGAACCATCATATTAGCACTTTCACACATTTAAACCCCCATTGTTTTCCTTATTACTGAAGATCTTAAAGAGTGAAATGATTTCTTCAAGTAACCATAAATGTTCCACCATACTATGTAGTTTTAATCCAATAGTGTAAACCAAAATAAGTACAGTGGATAAGTATAAAAATACTGAGCACGGACAAACCTCTGGTCCAAGAAAACGCTCATATCCAATGTCAAATGTGTACGGAACCCCAGTCTTTGGTTTGACTGCGGACCATTGTTTGACATATTTACTAGGCTTGCTGTCAAGTTTCTTGAACTCCTGAAGTTGTAGAGTTCGATCAATAACCCCATATCATATTTGTGAACACATGAATTCATACAGAAATGAATGCATAAATGAGTTGGCATTGCAAAAGAAAAGCCCGAAAGGTAGGTGTTAGTCATTATTAAAGTAACACAAGAAAATATATGCAGCATGTAAACCAGTTCCATGACAAAATAAACACATTTCAATAGTAATTTCTGCAGAGagaatatattttaaattttggCTTACATGGAGAAAATTTAAGTCTCAACTATTCCACTGAATAATATACTTGTGATCATTGGGCAGTAAAGGACAAAACACATAAAATCAAGACATTAGTTCTAAGCAACACAATACCTTGACAATGTCTGAGGAAGTATAGCAATACGTTTCTTTCACCCTACGAGCTATATCCAAAGCATCATCAGGTGGAAGAAGCTCACCTCTTTCCTGCATATTGCAAGATGGTAGTAAGTACTAACAACATTTTTTATTATAATACAAGTCTTAATAATCATAGAAGCAGTCATGTACGTGCAGAAATCCACTGCCTCTGATCACCAGTATATGCTGTTTTGGGGACCCAGGGTATTCAAGATGAAACTTCGACCGCCGATTTATATTAATATATGTTGCTTGAGTATATTTTCATAATGGATCTAGTCATATCTTCATATTCATAGAGATGGTCAAATTTTAAAATGTCTGACTAGGCCAAATCCAATATCGACAAACATTTGTGATTGGACAGAATATCATGTTTCGCTAGCTTCTGCAGAATGGACCACAACTAAATATTGAGGGCAGATGACATGTTGTGGTTTTGCAGCAAAATGGAGTTCTTACCCAGATGGCAACAAGCAAATTCCAATTTTCCATCTTAAAGTATGTATTTTCATTCAATCAGTATTCATTAAATTAC contains the following coding sequences:
- the LOC124683127 gene encoding uncharacterized protein LOC124683127, which gives rise to MRPLYAVLQYAHKTRMHSGFMPRMMAAREELLSLFKEGSEDLKNVIDVVDKRVEDLYNDTLMIAAGMLDPDAHYKYDLASNPHYMQAFTMAIQKVADSPANAAEALEQFEMFRSSSGRFDKELARHGAGKAGPAHWWLLYGGEVRILQGYAFRIVSQCMSSSGCERNWSPFALMHAQAKNQLAYEKLHKLVYVRYNLRLRTEESKIDNEEKDGKGNKEFDPCWMMMDVELYDKENPIMDWLNIPRTGSASLTLLDDANECDPATPSRAVVDMICKAVSSEDVLDKPIGAWESKKSGMLDGRRQKRKKGKTATNVEGSSHAMSTRNKKKDLSSPR